In Pseudomonas sp. MYb327, one DNA window encodes the following:
- a CDS encoding TonB-dependent receptor: MKSRAKSGSVKQWVGVSALSFSALALLPLNVAMAAETSAEQRTQFSFSMAAKPLPQALSDFSRITGTSVIYTDEAPYGITAPPVSGQLSAEQAMQRLLAGSGFTFRRTDGHTLVLEPLPTEGALNLGATTITSVMDQSTSYQPPDTSSVMRTSASLQEIPQTVNIVPAQVIRDQTPRNLDDALANVSGITQGNTLGSTQDSVMTRGFGDNRNGSIMRDGMPIVQGRGMNATVDRVEVLKGPASLLYGIQDPGGVVNMVSKKPELEQYNALTARGSTYGDGKNGSGGTFDSTGALGQSGLAYRMVLDHEDEDYWRNYGVHRETLVAPSLAWFGENTQLLFAYEHREFLTPFDRGTVIDPRDNHPLDIPRDRRLDEPFNNMEGRSDLYHFEADHQLNDNWSAHFGYSWNRETYDASQVRVTAIDTNKGTLTRSMDGTQNALSTDRFTTVSLEGNVDVAGMRHDLVFGIDDDYRKIYREDLIRQKSLTTFSYLNPVYGREVAGTTVSPADSAQTDKLRSDSLFLQDSIHLTDQWILVAGGRFQEYDQYAGKGVPFKANTDSNGQKWVPRAGLVYRYTDELSFYGSYTESFKPNSTIAPLSGSSTVLDGSVAPEEAKSWEIGARLDMPGQVTGNVALFDIKKRNVLVANSEGPVTIYSAAGEVRSRGLEVDLSGQLSDRWSMIGSYAYTDAEVTEDPDYKGKKLQNVAKNSGSLSAVYDFGSIMGGDQLRIGAGARYVGERAGNAVNDFELPSYTVADAFATYDTQLDGQKVKFQLNVKNLFDRTYYTSAASRFFVSMGDSRQVTLSSTLEF; encoded by the coding sequence ATGAAGTCCAGGGCAAAATCGGGTTCGGTCAAACAATGGGTGGGTGTTTCGGCGTTGAGCTTCTCGGCGTTGGCGTTGCTGCCACTGAATGTGGCAATGGCGGCAGAGACCAGTGCCGAACAACGCACGCAGTTCAGCTTTTCGATGGCTGCCAAACCGCTGCCCCAGGCCTTGAGCGACTTTAGCCGCATCACCGGCACCAGCGTGATCTACACCGATGAAGCGCCTTACGGCATCACCGCACCGCCCGTCAGCGGGCAGTTGAGCGCCGAACAGGCAATGCAGCGCTTGCTCGCCGGTTCAGGTTTCACTTTCCGCCGTACCGACGGCCACACGTTGGTGCTCGAACCGCTGCCCACCGAGGGCGCCTTGAACCTGGGCGCGACCACCATTACCTCGGTGATGGATCAGTCGACGAGCTACCAGCCGCCCGACACCAGTTCGGTGATGCGCACCTCGGCATCGCTTCAGGAAATTCCGCAGACCGTCAACATCGTCCCGGCGCAGGTCATCCGTGATCAGACGCCGCGCAATCTTGATGATGCGCTGGCCAATGTCAGCGGCATCACCCAGGGCAACACCCTGGGCAGCACTCAGGATTCGGTGATGACCCGCGGCTTCGGCGACAACCGCAACGGCTCGATCATGCGCGACGGCATGCCGATTGTGCAGGGCCGTGGCATGAACGCTACGGTGGACCGAGTCGAAGTGCTCAAGGGCCCCGCCTCGTTGCTGTACGGGATTCAGGACCCGGGCGGCGTGGTCAACATGGTCAGCAAGAAACCCGAGCTTGAGCAATACAATGCATTGACCGCGCGCGGCTCGACCTATGGCGACGGCAAGAACGGCAGCGGCGGCACCTTCGACAGCACCGGCGCATTAGGGCAGTCCGGGCTGGCCTATCGCATGGTGCTGGACCACGAAGACGAAGATTACTGGCGCAACTACGGTGTGCATCGCGAGACGCTGGTGGCGCCATCGCTGGCCTGGTTCGGCGAAAACACCCAGTTGTTGTTCGCCTACGAGCACCGCGAATTCCTGACCCCGTTCGACCGTGGCACGGTGATCGATCCGCGTGACAATCATCCGCTGGACATCCCCCGCGATCGACGGCTCGACGAACCCTTCAACAACATGGAAGGGCGTTCGGATCTGTATCACTTCGAAGCCGATCACCAACTCAACGACAACTGGAGCGCGCACTTCGGCTACAGCTGGAACCGAGAAACCTACGACGCCAGCCAAGTGCGCGTGACGGCCATCGACACCAATAAAGGCACCCTGACCCGCAGCATGGACGGCACCCAGAATGCGCTCAGTACCGACCGCTTCACCACGGTCAGTCTTGAAGGCAACGTCGATGTCGCGGGCATGCGCCATGACCTGGTGTTCGGTATCGATGACGACTACCGCAAGATCTACCGCGAAGACCTGATCCGGCAGAAAAGCCTGACCACATTCAGTTATCTCAATCCGGTGTATGGCCGTGAAGTTGCCGGCACCACTGTCAGCCCGGCCGACAGCGCGCAGACGGACAAACTACGCAGCGATTCGCTGTTTCTACAGGATTCGATTCACCTCACCGACCAATGGATTCTGGTGGCCGGCGGACGTTTCCAGGAGTACGACCAGTACGCGGGTAAAGGCGTGCCGTTCAAGGCCAATACCGACAGCAATGGTCAGAAATGGGTGCCGCGTGCCGGTCTCGTTTATCGTTACACCGATGAGTTGTCGTTCTACGGCAGCTATACCGAGTCGTTCAAACCCAATTCGACCATCGCGCCATTGAGCGGCAGCAGCACTGTGCTCGACGGCAGCGTTGCGCCGGAAGAAGCCAAGTCCTGGGAAATCGGCGCCAGGCTTGATATGCCGGGTCAGGTCACGGGCAACGTTGCCCTGTTCGACATCAAGAAGCGCAACGTGCTGGTCGCTAACTCGGAAGGGCCGGTGACGATCTACAGTGCCGCTGGCGAAGTGCGATCCCGAGGGCTGGAAGTGGATTTGAGCGGCCAGCTCAGCGACCGTTGGAGCATGATCGGCAGCTACGCCTATACCGATGCCGAAGTGACCGAAGACCCCGACTACAAAGGCAAGAAACTGCAAAACGTTGCAAAGAACAGCGGCTCGCTGTCAGCGGTGTACGACTTCGGCTCGATCATGGGTGGCGATCAGCTGCGGATCGGCGCGGGTGCGCGGTATGTCGGGGAGCGGGCGGGTAACGCGGTGAACGATTTCGAGCTGCCGAGCTACACCGTCGCCGATGCCTTTGCGACGTATGACACCCAGCTCGACGGGCAGAAGGTAAAGTTTCAGCTCAATGTTAAGAACCTGTTTGACCGCACTTACTACACCTCGGCGGCGAGTCGGTTCTTTGTGTCGATGGGGGATTCGCGGCAGGTGACGTTGTCCAGCACCTTGGAATTTTGA
- a CDS encoding DUF2165 domain-containing protein produces MNQLTTSQVIKISKASIMLFISFFGLLMMYSNITDYATNYEYLAHILSMDTTRDDHKYAHRAITSPMIHHRIYWFIITLEVMFTVFCMVGTFQLFKNINTTTKEFHEAKKYALIGLLIALFLYYVCFQIIGVEWFNMDESVQWSYKDWARHIIDFMLPALIYVAIRIEH; encoded by the coding sequence TTGAATCAACTTACCACCAGTCAGGTCATCAAAATAAGCAAAGCCAGCATAATGCTGTTCATAAGCTTTTTTGGTCTACTGATGATGTATAGCAACATTACCGACTATGCTACAAACTATGAGTACCTTGCCCATATCCTGAGCATGGACACTACACGAGACGATCACAAATACGCCCACCGAGCAATAACGTCGCCGATGATTCACCATCGAATCTACTGGTTCATCATTACACTTGAAGTCATGTTTACTGTTTTTTGCATGGTGGGAACCTTCCAGTTATTCAAAAACATCAACACCACCACAAAGGAATTCCATGAGGCTAAAAAATACGCACTTATCGGATTATTGATCGCGCTTTTTCTTTATTATGTTTGCTTTCAGATTATTGGCGTCGAATGGTTCAACATGGACGAGTCAGTGCAGTGGAGTTACAAAGACTGGGCCCGGCACATCATCGATTTCATGTTGCCAGCACTTATATATGTGGCGATCAGGATCGAACACTGA
- a CDS encoding AraC family transcriptional regulator, producing MAALETLQVFQALNRSPNARLEHSAELGDGLSVALWSNHHDAQDYEAPSHHTLSCYIAGGTGTFRRDQPGNKGGPDKLCILPADHQSGWVINGDIRLAHLYFSPEQFALGCVTLLDREPREVQLREQTFLDDPQQASRFRQLISLNWDEPGERLFTSSLAHEMLGHALLSQVSSRHGLRLKGGLAAHQRRLLVEYIDSQLAEAISLGQLAALCSLSEYHFARMFRESFGLPPHQYVLARRLSRARELLRSTSQPLGEIALACGFASASHFTNRFRQALGGTPGEYRQAFLR from the coding sequence ATGGCCGCACTGGAAACCCTGCAAGTCTTTCAAGCCCTCAACCGCTCGCCCAATGCTCGCCTCGAGCACAGCGCCGAGCTCGGTGACGGCTTGTCCGTAGCCTTGTGGAGCAATCATCACGACGCCCAGGATTACGAAGCGCCAAGCCACCACACTCTCTCTTGCTACATCGCCGGCGGCACCGGCACCTTCCGCCGCGACCAACCCGGCAACAAGGGCGGTCCGGACAAGCTGTGCATCCTGCCGGCCGACCATCAGTCAGGCTGGGTGATCAACGGCGACATTCGCCTGGCTCATCTGTATTTCAGCCCCGAACAATTTGCCCTTGGCTGCGTCACCCTGCTCGATCGTGAACCGCGGGAAGTGCAGCTACGCGAGCAAACCTTTCTGGATGACCCGCAGCAGGCGTCACGCTTTCGGCAGTTGATCAGCCTCAACTGGGATGAACCGGGCGAGCGCCTGTTCACCAGCAGCCTGGCCCACGAAATGCTCGGCCATGCGTTGCTCAGCCAGGTCAGCAGTCGCCACGGCCTGCGTCTCAAGGGTGGCCTGGCCGCCCATCAACGACGGCTGTTGGTGGAGTACATCGACAGCCAGTTGGCCGAGGCCATCAGCCTGGGACAATTGGCAGCGTTGTGTTCGCTGTCGGAATATCACTTTGCGCGGATGTTCCGGGAGAGCTTCGGCTTGCCACCGCATCAGTATGTGTTGGCGCGGCGTCTGAGCCGGGCTCGGGAGTTGCTGCGCTCGACATCGCAACCGTTGGGGGAGATTGCGCTGGCCTGCGGGTTTGCCAGTGCCAGTCACTTTACCAACCGGTTTCGGCAGGCGTTGGGTGGGACGCCGGGGGAATATCGCCAGGCGTTTTTGCGCTGA
- a CDS encoding YkgJ family cysteine cluster protein gives MNTLFSCVGCGKCCNDHHVPLTLPEARMWAADGGQVIVLVEGFLGNGLGLAAQQREHAQRRSARIRSADADAYIAITFAAYNVGACRNLDENNLCRIYERRPLVCRIYPMEINPHIPLNPTIKECPPESWEKGPELIVGGELVDQELTQLIQRSRQADRDDIQAKVAICTSLGIRTTALKGDGFTAYLPDMSEFISIIDEQAAHPLPTQDCEWLFHVSGDDVAGQVLAAGAQVATDVPVNYSFISLRAV, from the coding sequence ATACACTGTTTTCCTGCGTTGGATGTGGCAAATGCTGCAATGATCACCACGTGCCCTTGACCTTGCCCGAAGCCCGGATGTGGGCGGCCGATGGCGGTCAGGTCATCGTGCTGGTGGAAGGTTTCCTGGGCAACGGGCTAGGCCTGGCGGCGCAACAACGCGAACATGCGCAACGCCGTTCGGCGCGGATACGTAGCGCTGATGCAGACGCCTACATCGCTATCACCTTTGCGGCTTATAACGTGGGGGCTTGCCGGAATCTTGACGAAAATAATCTCTGCCGCATCTATGAACGCCGACCACTGGTGTGCCGCATCTACCCGATGGAAATCAATCCGCACATCCCCCTCAACCCGACCATCAAGGAATGCCCGCCCGAGTCGTGGGAAAAAGGACCGGAGCTGATTGTCGGCGGTGAGTTGGTGGACCAGGAACTGACGCAACTGATCCAGCGCTCCCGCCAGGCGGATCGCGACGATATTCAGGCGAAGGTGGCGATTTGCACGTCGTTGGGGATTCGGACGACGGCGCTGAAGGGCGACGGGTTCACGGCGTACTTGCCGGATATGTCGGAGTTCATCTCGATCATCGACGAACAAGCGGCACACCCATTGCCGACGCAGGATTGCGAATGGCTGTTCCATGTGTCGGGTGACGATGTCGCTGGGCAGGTACTGGCGGCCGGCGCGCAAGTGGCGACGGATGTGCCGGTGAACTATTCGTTTATTTCGTTGCGGGCGGTTTGA
- a CDS encoding D-glycerate dehydrogenase, translated as MKKTVLAFSRVTPEMVERLQQDFDVIVPNPKNGDISAQFNEALPHAHGLIGVGRKLGRAQLENATKLEVVSSVSVGYDNYDVTYLSERGIMLTNTPDVLTESTADLAFALLMSSARRVAELDAWTKAGQWQATVGAPLFGSDVHGKTLGIVGMGNIGAAIARRGRLGFNMPIIYSGNSRKTALEQELGAQFRSLDQLLAEADFVCLVVPLSEKTKHLISHRELALMKPSAILVNIARGPVVDEQALIEALQNNRIRGAGLDVYEKEPLAESPLFQLKNAVTLPHIGSATHETRDAMANRALANLRSALLGERPQDLVNPQVWKD; from the coding sequence ATGAAAAAGACCGTCCTCGCCTTCAGCCGCGTCACGCCTGAAATGGTCGAACGCCTGCAACAAGACTTCGATGTCATCGTGCCGAATCCGAAAAACGGCGACATCAGCGCCCAGTTCAACGAAGCCCTGCCCCACGCCCACGGCTTGATCGGCGTCGGCCGCAAACTCGGTCGTGCGCAACTGGAGAACGCAACCAAGCTGGAAGTGGTGTCGAGCGTTTCGGTGGGCTATGACAACTACGACGTCACGTACCTCAGCGAACGCGGCATCATGCTGACCAACACGCCGGATGTACTCACCGAAAGCACCGCCGACCTGGCCTTCGCCTTATTGATGAGCAGCGCCCGACGAGTGGCCGAGCTCGACGCCTGGACCAAGGCGGGTCAATGGCAAGCGACGGTCGGTGCGCCGTTGTTCGGTAGCGATGTCCACGGCAAGACCCTGGGCATCGTCGGCATGGGCAACATCGGCGCGGCCATCGCCCGCCGTGGTCGCTTGGGGTTCAACATGCCGATCATCTACAGCGGCAACAGTCGCAAGACGGCGCTGGAACAGGAACTCGGTGCCCAATTCCGCAGCCTGGATCAACTGTTGGCCGAAGCCGACTTCGTCTGCCTGGTGGTGCCACTCAGCGAGAAGACCAAACACCTGATCAGCCATCGTGAACTGGCGTTAATGAAGCCGAGCGCGATTCTGGTGAATATTGCCCGCGGCCCGGTGGTGGACGAACAGGCGTTGATCGAAGCACTGCAAAACAACCGTATTCGTGGCGCCGGACTGGATGTCTACGAAAAGGAACCGTTGGCCGAGTCACCGCTGTTCCAACTGAAAAACGCCGTGACCTTGCCACACATCGGTTCGGCCACCCACGAAACTCGCGACGCAATGGCCAACCGTGCCCTCGCCAATTTGCGCAGCGCCTTGTTGGGCGAACGACCGCAGGACTTGGTCAACCCGCAAGTCTGGAAAGATTAA
- a CDS encoding DMT family transporter, with protein MNLSLYLLTVLIWGTTWIALKWQLGVVAIPVSIVYRFGLAALVLFVMLLLSRKLQVMNRRGHLICLAQGLCLFCINFMCFLTASQWIPSGLVAVVFSTATLWNALNARVFFGQKIARNVLMGGALGLLGLGLLFWPELAGHTASPETLLGLGLALLGTLCFSAGNMLSSLQQKAGLKPLTTNAWGMAYGAAMLSTWCLVKGIPFDMEWNVRYMGSLLYLVIPGSVIGFTAYLTLVGRMGPERAAYCTVLFPVVALNVSAFAEGYQWTAPALLGLVLVMMGNVLVFRKPKAPIVAGNGKLA; from the coding sequence ATGAACCTTTCTTTGTACTTGCTGACCGTGCTGATCTGGGGCACGACCTGGATTGCCCTGAAATGGCAGTTGGGCGTGGTGGCGATTCCGGTGTCGATCGTTTATCGCTTCGGCCTTGCCGCACTGGTGCTTTTCGTGATGTTGCTGCTCAGCCGAAAGCTGCAAGTGATGAACCGCCGTGGGCACCTGATCTGCCTGGCGCAAGGGCTGTGCCTGTTTTGCATTAACTTCATGTGCTTTTTGACGGCGAGTCAGTGGATTCCCAGTGGTCTGGTGGCCGTGGTGTTCTCCACCGCAACCCTGTGGAACGCGCTCAATGCGCGGGTGTTCTTCGGTCAGAAAATCGCCCGCAATGTGCTGATGGGCGGCGCACTGGGACTGCTGGGGCTGGGGCTGCTGTTCTGGCCCGAACTGGCGGGCCACACCGCCAGCCCGGAAACCTTGCTCGGCTTGGGCCTGGCGTTGCTCGGCACCCTGTGTTTCTCGGCGGGTAACATGCTGTCGAGCCTGCAACAGAAAGCCGGGCTCAAGCCGCTGACAACCAACGCCTGGGGCATGGCCTATGGTGCGGCGATGCTGTCGACCTGGTGCCTGGTCAAAGGGATTCCGTTCGACATGGAATGGAATGTCCGCTACATGGGGTCGCTGCTGTATCTGGTTATCCCGGGTTCAGTGATCGGTTTCACCGCCTACCTGACGCTGGTCGGGCGCATGGGGCCGGAGCGCGCCGCCTACTGCACCGTGTTGTTCCCGGTGGTGGCGCTCAATGTGTCAGCGTTTGCCGAGGGTTACCAATGGACCGCTCCGGCGCTGCTGGGTTTGGTACTGGTGATGATGGGGAACGTGTTGGTGTTTCGTAAGCCCAAGGCACCGATAGTCGCGGGGAATGGCAAGCTTGCTTGA
- a CDS encoding DUF3325 domain-containing protein produces the protein MLLGCLLCYSAFTALCLSMDRHHADLLGRKLSPRLRLWLKLSGWLLLGLSLWAAISTTGWELGLVEWCAVLMLSALLLVLLMPYRPYLALSLAGLSLVTSPIVVLAQY, from the coding sequence ATGCTGCTCGGCTGTTTGCTCTGCTACAGCGCGTTTACTGCCCTGTGTTTATCCATGGATCGGCATCATGCAGATCTGCTGGGACGCAAACTTTCACCGCGCCTGCGTCTATGGCTGAAGCTTTCGGGCTGGTTGTTGCTTGGCTTGTCGTTGTGGGCGGCGATATCGACCACAGGTTGGGAGCTGGGTTTGGTGGAGTGGTGCGCGGTGTTGATGCTCAGTGCCTTGCTGCTTGTGCTGTTGATGCCGTATCGCCCGTATCTGGCGTTGTCGCTGGCGGGCTTGAGCCTGGTAACCAGCCCGATTGTCGTGTTGGCGCAGTATTGA
- a CDS encoding RNA polymerase sigma factor, with the protein MISRPPQFCEKEPCEGERDEPRGDRAHFLQVFLSQRSQMEALVSRRVGCRATAADLVQDLFLRFWRRPLVQVEELSTYLLRCAGNIAIDHLRSEGTRVRANEGLMAEPSDSVGGEPQAALEAGNDLRHVEAALRALPERTRQIFLLNRIHGRKYAEIAKAMGLSQSAVEKHMMRALEACKASLREPDPRMPGKAL; encoded by the coding sequence ATGATCAGCCGTCCTCCCCAGTTCTGTGAAAAAGAGCCCTGTGAAGGCGAGCGCGATGAACCGCGCGGCGACCGTGCGCATTTTCTCCAGGTGTTCCTCTCGCAGCGTTCGCAAATGGAAGCGCTGGTGAGTCGTCGCGTGGGTTGCCGGGCGACTGCCGCGGACCTGGTGCAGGACTTGTTCCTGCGTTTCTGGCGGCGGCCGCTGGTGCAGGTCGAGGAACTCAGTACCTACTTGTTGCGCTGCGCCGGCAACATCGCCATCGATCATTTGCGCAGCGAAGGCACGCGGGTTCGGGCCAATGAAGGCTTGATGGCGGAGCCGTCGGACAGCGTGGGCGGCGAGCCGCAAGCGGCGCTGGAGGCAGGCAATGATTTGCGTCATGTCGAAGCGGCTTTGCGCGCGTTACCCGAGCGCACGCGGCAGATCTTTTTGCTCAACCGCATTCATGGCCGCAAATACGCCGAAATCGCCAAGGCCATGGGGTTGTCCCAAAGTGCCGTGGAAAAACATATGATGCGCGCGCTCGAGGCCTGCAAGGCCAGCCTGCGGGAGCCCGACCCGCGCATGCCAGGGAAAGCACTGTGA
- a CDS encoding FecR family protein, translated as MNNLERVNPTPAQEQAALAWLSLLHDQPSGGDQATFSQWLQADPAHAEAYARAQVVWELSEGPARTLADEDAFALQGYLNAMNRSRRSSVRRWSGTLAVAACLLLMISLGSGWQPSRWIDDLGADYVSAPGVIRTVTLADQSQVTLDADSAIAVDFSRGERHVQVRRGAGFFSVTHTGEPFVVEAEKGQARVLGTQFEVRLQPHGAQVTVLSGRVGVTADKNAQQQILTAGQQVAYGEGSAQPLHAVDSEAQLAWRQGWLNYYKATLADVVWDLGRYYPGRIVLLNDELAKRQVSGSFPSKDPQAVLSSLQGVFGFEQHQVLGHLIILR; from the coding sequence GTGAATAACTTGGAACGCGTCAACCCGACGCCCGCTCAGGAGCAGGCCGCGCTAGCCTGGCTGAGTCTGCTGCATGACCAGCCGAGCGGCGGCGATCAGGCGACCTTCAGCCAATGGTTGCAGGCCGACCCGGCCCATGCCGAGGCGTACGCTCGGGCGCAAGTGGTGTGGGAGTTGAGCGAAGGGCCTGCGCGCACGCTCGCCGATGAAGACGCATTTGCTCTGCAGGGTTACCTCAATGCGATGAATCGCTCACGCCGCAGCAGTGTCCGGCGCTGGTCCGGAACGCTCGCCGTGGCCGCATGTTTGCTGCTGATGATCAGCCTCGGCAGCGGTTGGCAGCCATCGCGCTGGATCGATGATCTGGGCGCCGATTATGTGTCGGCCCCCGGGGTAATCCGCACCGTCACGTTGGCCGATCAGTCGCAAGTCACCCTTGATGCCGACAGTGCGATTGCCGTGGATTTCAGCCGTGGTGAGCGGCATGTGCAAGTGCGTCGCGGTGCCGGATTTTTCAGCGTGACTCACACCGGCGAGCCGTTTGTGGTGGAGGCCGAAAAGGGCCAGGCGCGGGTGCTCGGCACGCAGTTCGAGGTGCGCCTGCAACCCCATGGGGCGCAGGTCACGGTGTTGTCCGGTCGAGTAGGGGTGACGGCAGACAAGAACGCCCAGCAGCAAATCCTCACCGCCGGCCAGCAAGTGGCGTATGGCGAAGGTTCAGCACAACCGCTTCATGCGGTGGACAGCGAAGCGCAGCTGGCATGGCGCCAAGGATGGCTCAATTACTACAAGGCGACACTCGCCGATGTGGTCTGGGATTTGGGCCGTTATTACCCGGGGCGGATCGTGCTGCTCAATGATGAACTGGCGAAGCGTCAGGTCAGCGGCAGTTTTCCGAGCAAGGACCCGCAGGCGGTGTTGAGTTCGTTGCAAGGAGTGTTCGGGTTTGAGCAGCATCAGGTGTTGGGGCATCTGATTATTTTGCGTTGA